The Fusarium falciforme chromosome 7, complete sequence genome window below encodes:
- a CDS encoding NmrA domain-containing protein: MSCYQNIAVAGASGNIGKVVVKELLASNFNVIALQRPTSTATFPDGVQVRRVIHDSFDSWRAALEGQDAFISFLVPPVKGYQILAADAAVAAKVKRFIPSEWGMNTTILGDTIFGKLLSDKTSTQAHLEKLAKENELFSWTGISTGLWFDWGLEHLSLGFDKNTMNAEISDSGYERFQTTNLSFVAKVVAAILKNPAQASNKYITIASFNISQKEILALAEKVSGKKWTVKSCKVDDVQRAAEKDLANGNIEAAFYPLLHGRLFRDGADLSLQPGQNFAQEVLGFSEEDPVDAIKGWLEK; encoded by the exons ATGTCCTGCTATCAAAACATTGCCGTCGCCGGA GCATCCGGAAATATTGGAAAGGTCGTGGTGAAGGAGCTCTTGGCCTCTAACTTCAACGTCATCGCTTTGCAAAGACCAACTTCCACGGCTACTTTCCCCGATGGGGTTCAAGTTCGGAGGGTAATCCATGACTCGTTTGACTCTTGGAGGGCGGCTCTCGAAGGCCAAGATGCATTCATCTCTTTTCTGGTCCCACCGGTAAAGGGATATCAAATCTTGGCTGCCGATGCTGCCGTTGCTGCCAAGGTGAAGCGCTTCATTCCGTCGGAATGGGGAATGAACACGACGATTCTGGGAGACACAATCTTTGGCAAACTGCTTTCCGACAAGACATCTACGCAAGCCCATTTGGAAAAACTTGCAAAGGAAAATGAGCTTTTCTCTTGGACAGGTATTTCCACTGGATTGTGGTTTGACTGG GGGCTGGAGCACCTATCCCTAGGATTTGATAAAAACACCATGAATGCAGAAATCTCTGACTCAGGTTATGAAAGATTTCAGACGACCAACCTTAGTTTTGTGGCCAAGGTTGTGGCCGCTATCCTCAAGAATCCAGCCCAAGCGTCAAACAAGTACATCACGATCGCCTCGTTCAACATTTCTCAAAAGGAAATCCTTGCACTTGCAGAGAAAGTCTCTGGGAAGAAATGGACTGTAAAGTCTTgcaaggttgatgatgttCAGAGAGCTGCTGAAAAGGATCTGGCCAACGGTAATATCGAGGCAGCATTCTATCCTTTGTTGCATGGTCGACTCTTTCGAGATGGTGCTGACCTGTCGCTTCAGCCCGGGCAGAACTTTGCTCAGGAAGTGTTGGGCTTCTCGGAAGAGGATCCAGTCGATGCGATCAAGGGTTGGCTCGAGAAGTAG
- a CDS encoding Abhydrolase-3 domain-containing protein, translating to MTAHGFWQYLRLKAIVSLIRFFNYLGTRRHLQPSPFCDRKQIRIPSRQLGRFIDAWIYHPPNYNRDEPRGVVINWHGGGYVMPNLGQDHSFCEQIAREANVLVLDADYRKGPEHPFPGATEDVQDVLRWVQSQPCVFDLDHVALSGFSSGGNLALVASSELRREFQDINIRAVYAFYPGTDLSIPSEAKSVPEPIVPIPSWALRVFFDSYIPQLEDRKSPKASPIYAEESSFPPHILLFVCSGDILCPEAEVFGQKLAQAGRDIEVVKVEGAGHGFDKDALARVFKPEEKKRAYAKVIQSLKAIM from the coding sequence ATGACTGCTCACGGCTTTTGGCAGTATCTTAGGCTCAAAGCCATTGTTTCTTTGATTCGCTTCTTCAACTACCTTGGCACCCGTCGTCATTTGCAACCGTCTCCATTTTGCGACCGTAAACAAATTCGCATTCCGTCTAGGCAACTTGGCCGATTTATTGACGCTTGGATCTATCATCCCCCCAACTACAACAGAGACGAGCCTAGAGGAGTCGTCATCAACTGGCATGGAGGCGGTTATGTTATGCCGAATCTGGGCCAGGACCATTCGTTCTGTGAACAGATAGCCCGTGAAGCCAACGTCCTCGTGCTGGATGCAGATTACCGCAAAGGGCCGGAACATCCATTCCCTGGGGCTACCGAAGACGTCCAAGATGTATTGCGATGGGTCCAGAGCCAGCCTTGCGTCTTTGACCTCGACCACGTTGCTCTGTCTGGATTCAGCTCCGGGGGGAACCTGGCACTGGTCGCATCCTCTGAGTTGAGACGCGAGTTCCAAGACATCAACATTAGGGCAGTTTATGCGTTCTACCCAGGAACCGACCTTAGCATCCCCTCAGAGGCCAAGTCGGTCCCGGAACCGATTGTGCCGATTCCTTCCTGGGCACTGCGCGTCTTCTTTGACAGTTACATTCCCCAACTTGAGGATCGAAAGTCACCAAAAGCTTCCCCAATCTACGCCGAAGAGTCATCTTTCCCCCCGCATATTCTGCTCTTTGTCTGCTCTGGAGATATCCTGTGTCCCGAAGCCGAGGTGTTTGGGCAGAAGCTGGCCCAGGCTGGTCGTGACATCGAGGTTGTCAAAGTGGAAGGGGCTGGACATGGATTCGATAAGGATGCCCTTGCGCGTGTTTTCAAGCcggaggaaaagaaaagagcatATGCAAAGGTTATTCAGAGTCTGAAAGCGATAATGTAG
- a CDS encoding Oxidored-FMN domain-containing protein: MTLPYSKPTLLVVDAPTGTAVKPDEKTPTLFTPIKIRGLELQNRFVVSPMGTWSAQDGHLTDFHLMHLGSFAFRGVPLTIVESTAVAANGRTSPQDSGLWQDSQIEPLKRVADFVHGQGQKIGIQLNHAGVKAGMIAPRFLPKGELKVATEQDGGWPDDVWGPSAIPHTEAHVMPKSLALEGIEALIRSFAEAARRAIKAGLGRQSSAHLNSTTDMQPDFIEIHGAHGYLINQFLSPLTNKRTDEYGGSFENRVRFLVRVIEAIRAVIPDSVPLSLRISVVEWMEWSGEPSWDLDQSIKLAKLLPGLGVDILDVSSGGNHKDQKIDVHPNYQLDLARTIRAALREERLDLLVAAVGFIHTPQTAHDVVQLDKEDGVQADLAFVGRQFLKEPEFVLKTAQELGVEIQWPYQYDMIGLNTHWGRSYF; encoded by the coding sequence ATGACACTCCCTTATTCAAAACCGACTCTGCTCGTGGTAGATGCTCCAACTGGAACCGCTGTCAAACCAGATGAAAAGACCCCAACTCTCTTCACCCCAATCAAGATTCGAGGCCTAGAACTCCAAAACCGCTTCGTCGTCTCACCCATGGGAACCTGGAGTGCTCAGGACGGCCACTTGACCGACTTTCACCTCATGCATCTGGGTTCGTTCGCATTCCGAGGCGTCCCCCTGACCATTGTCGAGTCCACGGCCGTGGCTGCCAACGGGCGGACCTCTCCTCAAGACTCTGGTCTCTGGCAAGACAGCCAGATCGAGCCGCTAAAGCGCGTGGCTGACTTTGTCCATGGCCAGGGCCAGAAGATTGGTATTCAATTAAACCATGCTGGTGTCAAGGCGGGCATGATTGCACCGAGATTCTTGCCTAAGGGAGAACTCAAGGTGGCTACTGAGCAGGATGGTGGATGGCCAGACGATGTGTGGGGACCGAGTGCGATCCCTCACACCGAGGCACATGTCATGCCAAAGAGCTTGGCTCTTGAGGGAATTGAGGCTTTGATCCGGAGTTTCGCAGAAGCTGCTCGAAgagccatcaaggctggtcTTGGTAGGCAGTCTTCGGCCCACTTGAATTCTACAACTGACATGCAGCCAGATTTTATCGAGATCCACGGGGCCCACGGCTACCTTATCAACCAGTTCCTGTCCCCTTTGACCAACAAACGCACGGATGAGTATGGCGGCAGCTTCGAAAACCGTGTTCGCTTCCTCGTTCGAGTCATCGAAGCTATCCGGGCAGTCATTCCTGACAGTGTCCCGCTGTCGCTCCGGATATCCGTAGTCGAGTGGATGGAATGGAGCGGTGAGCCGTCATGGGATCTTGACCAATCTATAAAGCTAGCCAAACTTCTACCCGGGCTTGGTGTCGACATCTTGGATGTATCATCAGGTGGTAACCACAAAGATCAAAAGATCGACGTTCATCCCAACTACCAGCTTGACCTAGCCAGGACCATCCGAGCTGCGTTGAGAGAAGAGCGCCTAGATTTGCTCGTTGCCGCGGTGGGGTTTATCCACACGCCGCAGACTGCTCACGATGTTGTGCAGCTTGACAAGGAAGACGGCGTGCAGGCGGATCTGGCATTTGTAGGGAGACAGTTTCTCAAAGAACCCGAGTTTGTTCTCAAGACTGCCCAGGAGCTGGGGGTTGAGATCCAGTGGCCGTACCAGTATGACATGATTGGTTTGAACACTCACTGGGGACGATCGTACTTTTAG